The proteins below come from a single Benincasa hispida cultivar B227 chromosome 4, ASM972705v1, whole genome shotgun sequence genomic window:
- the LOC120075759 gene encoding uncharacterized protein LOC120075759 isoform X1, whose amino-acid sequence MYSRCCLLGRLEGCSSKKPCCSFLQFSGEYLRALILLMVDNIKLLFHRRSCHGCCTASALSNAMDGPSKGLRVKDQEAKKQCLPENIPSSSTCEMDNSTVWSQRSMASAHSHDSHSNIGSSTDFVNSGLLLWNETRKQWVGNKMSERQKQVQEPKISWDATYDSLLITNKPFPEPVPLTEMIDFLVDVWEQDGLYD is encoded by the exons ATGTATTCTAGGTGTTGTCTCCTCGGCCGCTTAGAGGGTTGCTCTAGCAAGAAACCATGTTGTTCATTCTTACAGTTTTCTGGAGAATATCTGCGCGCACTTATTCTTTTGATGGTGGATAATATCAAGCTTCTTTTCCAT AGAAGAAGCTGCCATGGATGCTGCACTGCATCTGCACTAAGTAATGCAATGGATGGGCCGTCTAAAGGTCTGAGAGTTAAAGACCAAGAAGCAAAGAAACAATGCTTACCAGAAAATATCCCGAGCTCTAGCACATGTGAAATGGACAACAGTACAGTTTGGTCCCAGAGAAGCATGGCATCAGCTCACTCACATGATTCTCACAGCAATATTGGGAGCAGTACAGACTTTGTAAATTCTG GACTACTTCTTTGGAATGAAACCAGGAAGCAATGGGTTGGAAATAAAATGTCCGAGAGGCAAAAGCAAGTTCAAGAACCCAAAATAAG CTGGGATGCTACTTATGACAGCTTATTAATAACAAACAAGCCGTTCCCCGAGCCTGTACCTCTTACT GAGATGATAGATTTTCTTGTTGATGTCTGGGAGCAGGATGGTCTATATGACTGA
- the LOC120075759 gene encoding uncharacterized protein LOC120075759 isoform X2 yields the protein MDGPSKGLRVKDQEAKKQCLPENIPSSSTCEMDNSTVWSQRSMASAHSHDSHSNIGSSTDFVNSGLLLWNETRKQWVGNKMSERQKQVQEPKISWDATYDSLLITNKPFPEPVPLTEMIDFLVDVWEQDGLYD from the exons ATGGATGGGCCGTCTAAAGGTCTGAGAGTTAAAGACCAAGAAGCAAAGAAACAATGCTTACCAGAAAATATCCCGAGCTCTAGCACATGTGAAATGGACAACAGTACAGTTTGGTCCCAGAGAAGCATGGCATCAGCTCACTCACATGATTCTCACAGCAATATTGGGAGCAGTACAGACTTTGTAAATTCTG GACTACTTCTTTGGAATGAAACCAGGAAGCAATGGGTTGGAAATAAAATGTCCGAGAGGCAAAAGCAAGTTCAAGAACCCAAAATAAG CTGGGATGCTACTTATGACAGCTTATTAATAACAAACAAGCCGTTCCCCGAGCCTGTACCTCTTACT GAGATGATAGATTTTCTTGTTGATGTCTGGGAGCAGGATGGTCTATATGACTGA
- the LOC120075758 gene encoding phospholipase D alpha 1-like isoform X2 has protein sequence MPRLLHGTLHADIYRIDRLQTGFPIFCGKSTKKFLAGVKRRILCRPEIVGSQMYATVDLDKARVGRTRIVDQPYSPQWNDHFRIYCAHTVSHIIFTVKDGDVIGATLIGRAYVPVEDIIKGFVYEKWVEILDEDGKPLYGRSRIHVKLQFSSVNEDRNWSRGIPDPKFSGIPFTFFNQRWGCKVSLYQDAHVLNNFLPRVGLSGGNFHEVHRCWEDIFDAISNARHLIYITGWSVHTGITLIRDRERRQTGEDITLGQLLKKKAEEGVTVLLLVWDDRTSVEEFKRDGLMATHDQETAEYFRNSKVHCALCPRNPDVGRSIIQGFETATMFTHHQKTVVLDSEIAGGGTEKRRIISFVGGIDLCDGRYDTPKHPLFSTLDSIHYSDFHQPSISGSSIRKGGPREPWHDIHCRLEGPVAWDILYNFEQRWRKQVGNNLLIPMQKLEETITRPVMVLPADDPDSWNVQIFRSIDGGAVDGFPDTPEDASRVGLVSGKDNVIDRSIQDAYINAIRRAKNFIYIENQYFLGSSYGWKSNGIRVEEINALHLIPKEISLKIVSKIEAGERFTAYIVIPMWPEGIPESASVQAILDWQRRTLDMMYTDIAQALRKKGLDANPRDYLTFFCLGNREKTRSGEYVPPEKPEPNSDYARAQEHRRFMIYVHSKMMIVDDEYIIIGSANINQRSMDGGRDSEIAMGAFQPHYLASGEPARGQIYGFRVALWYEHLGLFDKAFHNPESEECIQFVNKLALENWQFYSDDTFDGDLPGHLLSYPIQVGSNGSVSALPKFEFFPDTKARVLGQLAEYLPPILTT, from the exons ATGCCGCGCTTGCTTCATGGGACGCTTCATGCTGATATATATAGAATCGACAGACTTCAAACTGGATTTCCTATTTTCTGTGGGAAG TCGACCAAAAAGTTTCTTGCCGGAGTGAAGAGACGCATCCTTTGCCGTCCCGAG ATTGTTGGATCTCAAATGTATGCAACAGTCGATCTTGATAAGGCCAGAGTTGGCAGGACGAGAATAGTGGATCAGCCATACAGTCCTCAGTGGAACGATCATTTTCGTATATATTGTGCTCATACAGTGTCACACATTATATTCACAGTTAAAGATGGAGATGTAATTGGTGCAACATTAATTGGAAGAGCTTATGTGCCTGTTGAGGATATCATTAAGGGATTTGTATATGAGAAATGGGTTGAAATATTAGATGAAGACGGTAAGCCTTTGTATGGTCGTTCTAGAATCCATGTAAAGTTGCAATTTTCAAGTGTTAATGAAGACAGGAACTGGTCCCGAGGAATCCCAGATCCAAAGTTCAGTGGGATACCTTTCACATTCTTCAACCAAAGATGGGGTTGCAAAGTTTCTCTTTACCAGGATGCTCATGTTTTAAACAACTTCCTCCCTCGAGTTGGTTTGTCAGGAGGGAATTTTCATGAAGTACACAGGTGTTGGGAGGACATTTTTGATGCAATTAGCAATGCAAGACACTTGATTTACATAACTGGTTGGTCTGTGCATACCGGAATAACTTTGATAAGAGACCGGGAAAGAAGACAGACAGGAGAGGATATTACTCTGGGACAACTGCTAAAGAAGAAGGCCGAAGAAGGTGTGACTGTTTTGCTTCTTGTTTGGGATGACAGAACTTCCGTTGAAGAGTTCAAAAGAGATGGTTTGATGGCAACCCATGATCAAGAAACTGCAGAATACTTCAGGAACTCGAAGGTACATTGCGCTCTGTGTCCACGGAATCCTGATGTTGGTAGAAGTATAATTCAGGGTTTTGAGACGGCTACCATGTTTACTCATCACCAAAAGACAGTTGTGCTTGATAGTGAAatagctggtggaggaacagaGAAAAGAAGGATCATAAGTTTTGTTGGTGGCATTGATCTGTGTGATGGGAGATATGATACACCAAAGCACCCTTTGTTTTCAACTCTAGATTCAATCCACTATAGCGATTTTCACCAGCCTAGCATTTCAGGCTCTTCAATTAGGAAAGGTGGTCCTCGGGAACCATGGCATGACATCCATTGCCGCCTAGAAGGGCCTGTTGCTTGGGATATTCTGTACAATTTTGAACAAAGATGGCGAAAGCAAGTTGGAAACAACTTGTTAATTCCAATGCAAAAGCTTGAAGAAACCATTACCCGCCCAGTAATGGTTCTACCAGCAGACGACCCCGACTCCTGGAATGTTCAAATATTTCGGTCTATTGATGGTGGTGCTGTAGATGGCTTTCCAGATACACCTGAAGATGCATCCAGAGTAGGCCTTGTAAGTGGGAAGGATAATGTTATAGATAGGAGTATTCAAGATGCTTATATTAATGCTATTCGCAGAGCgaaaaatttcatatatattgAGAATCAATATTTCCTTGGAAGCTCTTATGGTTGGAAATCAAATGGTATAAGGGTAGAAGAAATCAATGCTTTGCATCTTATTCCAAAGGAGATCTCGTTGAAGATTGTGAGCAAGATTGAAGCTGGAGAGAGATTTACAGCATATATTGTCATTCCAATGTGGCCAGAAGGCATTCCTGAGAGTGCTTCAGTTCAAGCAATATTAGATTGGCAAAGGAGAACCTTAGACATGATGTACACAGATATAGCTCAAGCCCTTCGGAAGAAGGGTCTCGATGCAAATCCTAGAGATTACTTGACATTCTTCTGCCTTGGCAATCGAGAGAAGACGAGAAGTGGAGAATATGTACCACCAGAGAAACCAGAGCCCAATTCAGATTATGCTCGGGCTCAAGAGCACCGACGTTTTATGATCTATGTTCATTCAAAAATGATGATAG TTGACGATGAATACATAATTATTGGGTCTGCCAACATCAACCAGAGGTCAATGGACGGAGGAAGAGACTCCGAGATTGCAATGGGGGCTTTTCAACCTCATTATTTGGCATCTGGTGAGCCTGCAAGAGGTCAAATCTATGGCTTCAGAGTGGCTCTATGGTACGAGCATCTTGGTCTGTTTGACAAAGCCTTCCATAACCCAGAGAGTGAAGAATGCATCCAATTCGTAAACAAGCTCGCTCTAGAGAACTGGCAATTTTACTCAGACGATACCTTTGATGGCGATCTTCCTGGCCATCTGCTTTCCTATCCCATCCAAGTAGGCTCAAACGGATCGGTTTCGGCGCTGCCAAAGTTTGAATTTTTCCCTGACACGAAGGCTCGTGTTCTTGGGCAACTAGCCGAGTATCTACCTCCAATCCTTACCACTTGA
- the LOC120075758 gene encoding phospholipase D alpha 1-like isoform X1 has protein sequence MPRLLHGTLHADIYRIDRLQTGFPIFCGKDKRSTKKFLAGVKRRILCRPEIVGSQMYATVDLDKARVGRTRIVDQPYSPQWNDHFRIYCAHTVSHIIFTVKDGDVIGATLIGRAYVPVEDIIKGFVYEKWVEILDEDGKPLYGRSRIHVKLQFSSVNEDRNWSRGIPDPKFSGIPFTFFNQRWGCKVSLYQDAHVLNNFLPRVGLSGGNFHEVHRCWEDIFDAISNARHLIYITGWSVHTGITLIRDRERRQTGEDITLGQLLKKKAEEGVTVLLLVWDDRTSVEEFKRDGLMATHDQETAEYFRNSKVHCALCPRNPDVGRSIIQGFETATMFTHHQKTVVLDSEIAGGGTEKRRIISFVGGIDLCDGRYDTPKHPLFSTLDSIHYSDFHQPSISGSSIRKGGPREPWHDIHCRLEGPVAWDILYNFEQRWRKQVGNNLLIPMQKLEETITRPVMVLPADDPDSWNVQIFRSIDGGAVDGFPDTPEDASRVGLVSGKDNVIDRSIQDAYINAIRRAKNFIYIENQYFLGSSYGWKSNGIRVEEINALHLIPKEISLKIVSKIEAGERFTAYIVIPMWPEGIPESASVQAILDWQRRTLDMMYTDIAQALRKKGLDANPRDYLTFFCLGNREKTRSGEYVPPEKPEPNSDYARAQEHRRFMIYVHSKMMIVDDEYIIIGSANINQRSMDGGRDSEIAMGAFQPHYLASGEPARGQIYGFRVALWYEHLGLFDKAFHNPESEECIQFVNKLALENWQFYSDDTFDGDLPGHLLSYPIQVGSNGSVSALPKFEFFPDTKARVLGQLAEYLPPILTT, from the exons ATGCCGCGCTTGCTTCATGGGACGCTTCATGCTGATATATATAGAATCGACAGACTTCAAACTGGATTTCCTATTTTCTGTGGGAAG GACAAAAGG TCGACCAAAAAGTTTCTTGCCGGAGTGAAGAGACGCATCCTTTGCCGTCCCGAG ATTGTTGGATCTCAAATGTATGCAACAGTCGATCTTGATAAGGCCAGAGTTGGCAGGACGAGAATAGTGGATCAGCCATACAGTCCTCAGTGGAACGATCATTTTCGTATATATTGTGCTCATACAGTGTCACACATTATATTCACAGTTAAAGATGGAGATGTAATTGGTGCAACATTAATTGGAAGAGCTTATGTGCCTGTTGAGGATATCATTAAGGGATTTGTATATGAGAAATGGGTTGAAATATTAGATGAAGACGGTAAGCCTTTGTATGGTCGTTCTAGAATCCATGTAAAGTTGCAATTTTCAAGTGTTAATGAAGACAGGAACTGGTCCCGAGGAATCCCAGATCCAAAGTTCAGTGGGATACCTTTCACATTCTTCAACCAAAGATGGGGTTGCAAAGTTTCTCTTTACCAGGATGCTCATGTTTTAAACAACTTCCTCCCTCGAGTTGGTTTGTCAGGAGGGAATTTTCATGAAGTACACAGGTGTTGGGAGGACATTTTTGATGCAATTAGCAATGCAAGACACTTGATTTACATAACTGGTTGGTCTGTGCATACCGGAATAACTTTGATAAGAGACCGGGAAAGAAGACAGACAGGAGAGGATATTACTCTGGGACAACTGCTAAAGAAGAAGGCCGAAGAAGGTGTGACTGTTTTGCTTCTTGTTTGGGATGACAGAACTTCCGTTGAAGAGTTCAAAAGAGATGGTTTGATGGCAACCCATGATCAAGAAACTGCAGAATACTTCAGGAACTCGAAGGTACATTGCGCTCTGTGTCCACGGAATCCTGATGTTGGTAGAAGTATAATTCAGGGTTTTGAGACGGCTACCATGTTTACTCATCACCAAAAGACAGTTGTGCTTGATAGTGAAatagctggtggaggaacagaGAAAAGAAGGATCATAAGTTTTGTTGGTGGCATTGATCTGTGTGATGGGAGATATGATACACCAAAGCACCCTTTGTTTTCAACTCTAGATTCAATCCACTATAGCGATTTTCACCAGCCTAGCATTTCAGGCTCTTCAATTAGGAAAGGTGGTCCTCGGGAACCATGGCATGACATCCATTGCCGCCTAGAAGGGCCTGTTGCTTGGGATATTCTGTACAATTTTGAACAAAGATGGCGAAAGCAAGTTGGAAACAACTTGTTAATTCCAATGCAAAAGCTTGAAGAAACCATTACCCGCCCAGTAATGGTTCTACCAGCAGACGACCCCGACTCCTGGAATGTTCAAATATTTCGGTCTATTGATGGTGGTGCTGTAGATGGCTTTCCAGATACACCTGAAGATGCATCCAGAGTAGGCCTTGTAAGTGGGAAGGATAATGTTATAGATAGGAGTATTCAAGATGCTTATATTAATGCTATTCGCAGAGCgaaaaatttcatatatattgAGAATCAATATTTCCTTGGAAGCTCTTATGGTTGGAAATCAAATGGTATAAGGGTAGAAGAAATCAATGCTTTGCATCTTATTCCAAAGGAGATCTCGTTGAAGATTGTGAGCAAGATTGAAGCTGGAGAGAGATTTACAGCATATATTGTCATTCCAATGTGGCCAGAAGGCATTCCTGAGAGTGCTTCAGTTCAAGCAATATTAGATTGGCAAAGGAGAACCTTAGACATGATGTACACAGATATAGCTCAAGCCCTTCGGAAGAAGGGTCTCGATGCAAATCCTAGAGATTACTTGACATTCTTCTGCCTTGGCAATCGAGAGAAGACGAGAAGTGGAGAATATGTACCACCAGAGAAACCAGAGCCCAATTCAGATTATGCTCGGGCTCAAGAGCACCGACGTTTTATGATCTATGTTCATTCAAAAATGATGATAG TTGACGATGAATACATAATTATTGGGTCTGCCAACATCAACCAGAGGTCAATGGACGGAGGAAGAGACTCCGAGATTGCAATGGGGGCTTTTCAACCTCATTATTTGGCATCTGGTGAGCCTGCAAGAGGTCAAATCTATGGCTTCAGAGTGGCTCTATGGTACGAGCATCTTGGTCTGTTTGACAAAGCCTTCCATAACCCAGAGAGTGAAGAATGCATCCAATTCGTAAACAAGCTCGCTCTAGAGAACTGGCAATTTTACTCAGACGATACCTTTGATGGCGATCTTCCTGGCCATCTGCTTTCCTATCCCATCCAAGTAGGCTCAAACGGATCGGTTTCGGCGCTGCCAAAGTTTGAATTTTTCCCTGACACGAAGGCTCGTGTTCTTGGGCAACTAGCCGAGTATCTACCTCCAATCCTTACCACTTGA
- the LOC120075756 gene encoding RNA-dependent RNA polymerase 6 — MGSEESEKIVVTQVSIGGFDSDVKARDLMSYLESEIGLVDRCRLKTSWTPPESYPDFDISNVADVLKSDDYKKVVPHAFVHFASPDSAAGALHAAGRSELFLNDKLLKVSLGPESPYHINQRRRTKVPFKLSDVQVDIGNLTCHDGFSVAWRGPSSGMNFLVDPFDGTCKFCFTKDTAFSFKDNNKHTVLKCDYKVEFLVRDINQIKRYTDMSCYVILLQLTSSPCIWYRTADDDIAKSVPYDLLDDDDPWIRTTDFTTSGAIGRCNTYRVSVPPRYGIKLNNAMNYLKEQRVHQASLNRPPKILNEPDYGVQMTDHFFCIHYKEDMSFEILFLINAVMHKGIINQHQMSDRFFDLLRNQPNEVNLAALTHIYAYRRPVPDACKRLNLVQEWLLKNPRLWKRSKGQVDIIEIRRLVITPSKAYCFPPEVELSNRVLRRFKDVADRFLRVTFMDEGMKKINSHVYTYYVAPIVKEITSSSFPQKTKIFGRMKHILKHGFYLCGRKYSFLAYSSNQLRDQSAWFFSECKNVTVDSILRWMGRFTHKNVAKCAARIGQCFSSTYATIEVPRNMVNHDLPDVERNGYVFSDGIGTITPDLAQEVADKLKLDGTPPCAYQIRYAGCKGVVATWPSKGDGIRLALRPSMNKFQSDHRILEICSWTRFQPGFLNRQIITLLSTLSVPDEIFWSMQETMVSKLDRMITDTDVAFDVLTASCAEQGNAAAIMLSAGFEPRTEPHLRGMLMCIRAAQLWGLREKARIFVTEGRWCMGCFDESGVLQEGQCFIQVSTPLLAQCFSKHGSLFAEIKNNLTVVRGTVVIAKNPCLHPGDVRILEAVDAPELHHMYDCLVFPQNGERPHTNEASGSDLDGDLYFITWDENLIPPSKRSWPPMEYAPAEVKTLTRQVTRWDIMEFFAKNMINESLGTICNAHVVHADRSEYGALDENCIQLSELAATAVDFPKTGKIVTMPPHLKPKLYPDFMGKEDTQSYKSTKILGRMYRRIRDAYDDDMITSCELNFTPGDVHYDVDLEVAGAEDFIAEAWNQKCSYDGQLSGLLGQYKVNREEEIVTGHIWSMPKYSSRKQGELKEKLKHSYSTLKKEFRQVFENIGPEIEQLTDDERNALYERKASAWYQVAYHPTWLKKSMELREPDVLETVPMLSFPWIAADYLARIKIKCQRTKSFDPTKPINSLASYLSNRM; from the exons ATGGGATCGGAAGAAAGTGAAAAGATAGTGGTAACTCAAGTAAGCATTGGTGGATTTGACAGTGATGTTAAAGCAAGAGATCTTATGAGTTATCTCGAATCCGAGATTGGGCTTGTGGACAGATGTAGATTGAAAACTTCTTGGACTCCTCCAGAATCGTACCCAGATTTTGATATCAGTAATGTCGCTGATGTTTTAAAATCTGATGATTACAAGAAGGTGGTGCCTCATGCATTTGTGCATTTTGCCTCACCTGACTCTGCTGCTGGGGCTCTACATGCTGCAGGTCGTAGTGAGCTATTTTTGAACGATAAATTGTTGAAGGTGAGTTTGGGGCCTGAGAGTCCTTACCATATAAATCAGAGGCGGAGGACTAAGGTTCCCTTTAAGTTATCTGATGTGCAAGTTGATATAGGGAACTTAACTTGTCATGATGGATTTTCGGTTGCTTGGAGAGGGCCTTCCAGTGGAATGAATTTTCTAGTGGATCCCTTTGATGGAACCTGTAAATTTTGTTTCACGAAGGATACTGCATTCTCTTTTAAAGATAACAACAAGCATACAGTGTTGAAGTGTGATTACAAAGTGGAGTTCTTGGTGAGGGACATTAATCAGATCAAAAGATATACGGATATGTCATGTTATGTTATTCTCTTGCAACTTACTTCTTCACCCTGCATTTGGTATAGAACTGCAGATGACGATATTGCCAAATCAGTTCCGTATGATTTGTTGGATGATGACGATCCATGGATCCGGACAACTGATTTCACGACTAGTGGAGCTATTGGTCGTTGTAATACTTACAGAGTTTCAGTCCCACCCCGCTATGGTATCAAGCTGAATAATGCcatgaattatttaaaagaaCAAAGAGTGCACCAGGCCTCCCTCAACCGCCCTCCCAAGATCCTGAATGAACCAGATTATGGAGTGCAAATGACTGATCACTTCTTTTGCATCCATTATAAAGAAGACATGTCCtttgagatattatttttaataaatgccGTAATGCACAAAGGGATAATCAACCAGCACCAAATGTCTGATAGATTCTTTGATTTGCTAAGAAACCAGCCAAATGAAGTTAATTTGGCTGCGTTAACTCATATTTATGCTTATAGACGTCCTGTACCGGATGCCTGTAAGAGGCTAAACCTTGTACAAGAATGGTTGTTGAAAAACCCAAGACTTTGGAAAAGATCTAAAGGGCAGGTAGATATCATTGAAATCAGGAGATTAGTAATAACTCCATCAAAAGCGTATTGCTTTCCACCTGAAGTCGAACTCTCCAATAGGGTTTTGAGAAGATTCAAGGATGTTGCTGATAGGTTCCTCAGGGTGACCTTCATGGATGAAGGCATGAAGAAAATCAATTCGCATGTTTATACCTATTATGTTGCCCCTATAGTAAAGGAAATTACTTCAAGCTCCTTTCCCCAGAAGActaaaatatttggaaggatgaAACATATTCTGAAACATGGGTTTTACTTGTGTGGTAGAAAATACTCCTTTTTGGCATACTCATCCAACCAACTGAGGGACCAATCAGCTTGGTTTTTTTCTGAATGCAAAAATGTAACAGTTGATAGTATTTTACGTTGGATGGGGAGATTTACCCATAAAAATGTTGCAAAGTGTGCTGCTAGAATTGGTCAGTGCTTTTCATCTACTTATGCAACAATTGAAGTTCCAAGAAACATGGTCAATCACGATCTTCCTGATGTCGAGAGGAACGGATATGTTTTCTCTGATGGGATAGGTACCATTACTCCCGATCTTGCGCAGGAAGTTGCAGACAAATTAAAACTGGATGGGACCCCACCCTGCGCTTACCAAATTAGATATGCAGGTTGCAAAGGTGTTGTTGCCACTTGGCCATCCAAGGGTGATGGGATCAGACTTGCTttaaggccaagcatgaataaaTTTCAATCGGATCATAGAATCTTGGAGATCTGTTCATGGACTAGATTTCAGCCAGGTTTTCTTAATAGGCAGATTATAACCCTACTTTCTACACTAAGTGTTCCCGATGAAATTTTCTGGAGTATGCAGGAGACCATGGTTTCGAAGCTGGACAGAATGATCACTGATACAGATGTCGCGTTTGATGTTCTCACTGCATCCTGTGCCGAACAAGGAAATGCAGCAGCAATTATGTTGAGTGCTGGTTTTGAACCTCGAACCGAACCTCATCTAAGGGGCATGCTAATGTGTATAAGAGCAGCGCAGCTCTGGGGCCTTAGGGAAAAAGCTAGGATCTTTGTTACTGAGGGGAGGTGGTGTATGGGGTGTTTCGACGAGAGTGGTGTGTTACAAGAAGGCCAATGCTTCATCCAAGTATCCACTCCATTGCTTGCGCAGTGTTTCTCCAAGCATGGGTCTCTCTTTGCTGAGATAAAGAACAATCTTACTGTGGTAAGAGGGACTGTAGTCATAGCCAAAAATCCGTGCCTTCATCCGGGTGATGTGAGAATTCTTGAAGCAGTTGATGCTCCCGAGTTGCATCATATGTACGATTGCCTCGTGTTTCCTCAAAATGGTGAACGACCCCATACAAATGAAGCTTCTGGAAGTGATTTGGATGGGGATCTCTACTTTATTACTTGGGATGAAAATCTCATTCCACCTAGTAAAAGAAGTTGGCCACCTATGGAGTATGCTCCAGCGGAAGTAAAGACTCTTACACGTCAAGTTACTCGATGG GATATAATGGAGTTCTTCGCGAAGAATATGATCAACGAGAGTCTGGGGACAATATGCAATGCGCATGTTGTTCATGCTGACCGCAGCGAGTATGGAGCTTTGGATGAGAACTGCATTCAGTTATCTGAATTAGCTGCCACAGCAGTTGATTTTCCCAAAACAGGGAAGATTGTGACCATGCCTCCCCATTTGAAACCAAAACTATATCCAGATTTTATGGGGAAAGAAGATACTCAATCATACAAGTCCACCAAAATTCTGGGAAGAATGTACCGCCGAATTAGAGATGCATATGATGATGATATGATCACATCATGCGAGCTAAATTTTACTCCTGGGGATGTCCATTACGATGTAGATCTCGAAGTTGCAGGAGCAGAAGATTTCATTGCAGAAGCATGGAATCAAAAGTGCTCGTATGACGGTCAGCTGAGCGGTTTACTGGGACAATATAAAGTTAACAGGGAAGAAGAGATCGTCACTGGACATATTTGGTCCATGCCAAAGTACAGTAGTAGGAAGCAAGGAGAGCTGAAGGAGAAGCTTAAGCATTCTTATAGCACTCTTAAGAAAGAGTTCAGGCAAGTTTTTGAGAATATTGGTCCAGAGATTGAGCAACTCACTGATGATGAACGGAATGCATTGTATGAAAGAAAGGCATCGGCCTGGTATCAGGTGGCATACCATCCAACTTGGTTGAAGAAATCAATGGAGCTGCGAGAACCAGACGTTCTTGAGACTGTCCCGATGTTAAGCTTTCCTTGGATTGCTGCTGATTATCTTGCACGGATCAAGATCAAATGCCAACGGACAAAAAGTTTTGACCCAACAAAGCCGATTAACTCTTTGGCGAGTTATCTTTCCAATCGAATGTGA